A single genomic interval of Lathyrus oleraceus cultivar Zhongwan6 chromosome 7, CAAS_Psat_ZW6_1.0, whole genome shotgun sequence harbors:
- the LOC127106609 gene encoding protein MAIN-LIKE 2-like, translating to MSLLTMGEAHRGTVANIATYDVSRFRTRVHEFVPMDPMIQPYVELAGFGHLSKIMSWSIDNKFILALCERWRPETHTFWFPTGECTVTLEDVYMLLGLRIEGKVVNGKTNYANSICMELLNTDLLDDNARGQGILLSRLKSYYNSFYLDEHSTEDARIIKTRCYIMLLLGSFLFPEGSGSSMHIMYLPLLRHIDRIGSYSWGSACLAYLYSSLCKNSHKDTSTFSGCVVLLQAWGWSRLPSLAPVNNNPFTFPYAKK from the exons atgtctttactcacaatgggcgaagcacacagaggaacagttgcaaacatcgcgacatac gatgtctcaaggtttcgaactcgagtccacgaatttgtcccaatggacccgatgattcaaccttatgttgaactcgccggttttggtcaccttagcaaaattatgtcttggtctatagataacaagttcattctagccttatgcgaaagatggaggccagagacacacacattttggtttccaaccggtgagtgtaccgtgacgttagaagacgtctacatgcttttaggactacgaattgaaggcaaagttgttaatggtaagaccaactatgcaaattcaatttgcatggagcttttaaacactgatttgttagatgataatgctaggggacaaggtatactactttcacgcctaaagtcatattataatagtttttatttagatgagcattctaccgaagatgctcgaatcatcaaaactaggtgttacataatgttgttactaggatcctttttatttcccgaaggtagtggttctagcatgcatattatgtacttacctttacttagacatatagatagaataggtagttatagttggggatccgcatgtctagcctatctctatagttcgttgtgcaaaaactcccacaaagatacttctacattttctggatgtgttgttttgctacaagcatggggatggtcaagactaccgtctctagcaccggtcaataacaaccccttcacttttccatatgcaaaaaagtaa
- the LOC127105491 gene encoding phloretin 4'-O-glucosyltransferase, with amino-acid sequence MPPHRHRILLVPYPIQGHLNPAFELAKRLITLGAHVTISTTTHMLNRITNKPSLPNLSYLPFSDGFDDGFKGTTTEAYSLYHAEFKRRGSEFFANTLLSNSQQGTPFTCLVHSLLLEWVAQAARGFHLPTALLWVQPATVFDILYYYFHGFSDSIKKPSCSIELPGLPLLLSSRDLPSFLLESCPRAHTLMLSLFEQQFNELDIETNPITILVNSFEALEPDALRAVDNLNMISIGPLIPSAFLDEKDPTVNTSFGGQAHIFQPSNGYVEWLDSKTEKSVVYVSFGSMSVLSKKQTEEIARALLDCGFPFLWVIREAKEGEKEEDLSCREELEEKGKIVKWCSQVEVLSHPSLGCFLTHCGWNSTLESLVSGVPMVAFPQWTDQMTNAKLVEDVWKTGVRVDHEVSEDGVVGGGGIRRCLEVVMGSGEKGEELRRNAEKWKRSAREAVKEGGSSDKNVRSFLDWVGECMHARVAEK; translated from the coding sequence ATGCCTCCTCACCGCCACCGTATCCTCCTCGTGCCATACCCCATACAAGGCCACCTCAACCCAGCCTTCGAACTCGCAAAACGACTCATCACTTTAGGTGCACACGTGACTATCTCTACCACCACACACATGCTCAACCGTATCACTAACAAACCTTCCCTCCCTAACCTCTCTTACCTCCCTTTCTCCGACGGCTTCGACGATGGCTTTAAAGGCACAACCACCGAAGCTTACTCACTCTACCACGCAGAGTTCAAACGCCGCGGCTCTGAGTTTTTCGCAAATACTCTTCTCTCTAACTCACAACAAGGTACTCCTTTCACTTGCTTAGTTCACTCTCTTCTCCTTGAATGGGTCGCACAGGCCGCGCGTGGGTTTCACCTCCCTACGGCTTTGCTCTGGGTTCAACCAGCCACCGTGTTCGACATCTTATATTACTACTTTCACGGTTTCTCGGATTCCATCAAAAAACCCTCATGTTCCATTGAATTACCAGGATTGCCACTGTTGCTTTCATCACGTGATTTACCTTCGTTTCTGTTGGAGTCATGTCCAAGGGCTCACACTTTGATGCTTTCATTATTTGAGCAACAGTTCAACGAGCTTGACATTGAAACAAACCCAATAACGATACTTGTCAATTCCTTTGAAGCTTTGGAACCAGATGCACTGAGAGCCGTCGATAATTTAAACATGATTTCCATCGGACCGTTGATTCCTTCTGCATTTTTGGATGAGAAAGATCCAACGGTTAATACTTCATTTGGAGGTCAGGCTCATATCTTCCAACCTTCAAATGGTTACGTTGAATGGTTGGACTCTAAGACGGAGAAATCGGTTGTTTATGTTTCGTTTGGTAGTATGAGTGTGTTATCAAAGAAACAAACGGAGGAAATTGCTCGTGCTTTGTTGGATTGTGGATTTCCATTCTTGTGGGTGATTAGGGAGGCGAAAGAAGGAGAGAAGGAGGAAGACTTGAGTTGTAGGGAGGAGTTGGAAGAGAAAGGGAAGATAGTGAAATGGTGTTCACAAGTGGAGGTTCTTTCACATCCTTCTTTGGGTTGTTTTTTAACTCACTGTGGTTGGAATTCGACTCTGGAAAGCTTGGTGTCAGGGGTTCCTATGGTGGCGTTTCCTCAGTGGACAGATCAGATGACAAATGCAAAGTTAGTTGAAGATGTGTGGAAAACAGGGGTGAGGGTGGATCATGAAGTGAGCGAGGATGGAGTTGTGGGAGGGGGTGGAATTAGGAGGTGTTTGGAAGTGGTGATGGGGAGTGGAGAGAAGGGAGAAGAATTGAGAAGGAATGCAGAGAAATGGAAGAGATCGGCTAGAGAGGCGGTGAAAGAAGGTGGCTCTTCGGATAAGAATGTTAGGAGTTTTCTGGATTGGGTTGGAGAATGCATGCATGCACGTGTCGCTGAAAAGTGA